The Roseovarius sp. THAF9 region ATCGCCATGCGGAATAGTTGATCCCGAGCGGCGAAAGCATGTCGTGGGCGGCGTCGATCATAGTTTCCTTCGTGATCTGATTGGATCTTGCCTGAAGGGTCATCTGGAAGTCGGGCGATGCGAGCTTGAAAAGCTGCTCCGGTTCAAAAAGCGCCTCAAGTTTGGGGTTGATAACACCGCTATCCGCTTCACACTTATTTTCTCTGCAAATATCGGGGCCGGAAGGCCCCGATCTAAGGAATCCAGTGTGCGCGGGCTTGCCCGCGCTCCTTTCATCCACGCTAGCGTTACAGGATACAGAAGGATTCTGCTGGTTGTCCTCTTGTATAAAGGACCGGAAGGTTTCTGCCGGTTCACAGGAAGAATTAGGTAGGTTTTCAATGATCTCTTCGAGTTCCATGCACAGCTTGGCAGTGGCTTCGACATGGACTTCGAGGCGGTCCAGTCCGAGGGAATGAAGCCGGTCGGAGCGCGGCCAGGCATCAAACCGGGCGAGGACCGAGGCGACTGCCTCATCTTCCAGTGCTTCGGGGGCGAGCCGCGCGATTGCTTCCTTCATCCGGCGCAAGCGAACGCTGCGAAGGCTCTTCAGCTCCTTGATGCGCTTGGTCACGGCGCGCTTCTGGTCGCGCAGGGCCAACAGGTCGGCAAAGCAGGCTTTGAGCGGGGTGAAAAGCAAGCCCCGCCCGGTCCCGGCTTCGCGGGCACCGTTCGCCTTGGTGTCACGCTTCAGGATGTTCTTGCGCTCGAAGTTCCGCTCATGGCTGCGGAGCTGCCGTGCGGTCATTTGAAGGCGCTCGGCCATCGTTTCCTGGGTGCCGTAGAAGGTCGGATCGGCACCGGGTTCGATCCAGTCCTTTTCGCTCGTGCTGCCGATGAGCTTGGTCAGCACGAAGATTGCTGCGCCGCTCAGGTTTAGGTCGGGTCCGATCTCGCTGATAACCGCGATCACGTCGCGGCGGGTCATGCCCTGCGGCAACGCGACTTGTGGTGAGTGGTTCATTTCCTTGTCCTTTTCTGCTCGTTGGACAAGGCGGCAAGGCAAAGTTCTCCTGTTCGCACAGGTGCGTTTTTTGCTTGTTTGGCTGTCGGGAGGGTGGTAGAACCAGTCCTGAAAACAGATTGTGTTGGACCGTTCGGAACGCCAATTCCTTGGTTCTTAGACCCCCCCTCGCTTGGTTGCCGCCTTGCGGGGGGTTTGCTTTTCGGGGTGTCTGCTCTCCTTGCCTGTTCGATTCTTATGATCGTTCACGACAGGCATACTCTCTTTAGTTGCCTGTCGCAATTATAGTATTGAACGGCCTTCCTCGGCACTACTCTTAGTAGTTGACCTGCTCGAAACCATAGTTGCCTTGATAATCACGCCATTCCACGAAAACCGAACGGTGCCAGATGCCAGGGCAGTTCTCGCCAAACCGCTCCATTCCCGTGTGAGCTTCAGGCAAAGCGCCAACCGATGAATTGCGCCAATAGAAGTCTCCTTGGGTGCCATAAGACCCCATGCGGACGTTCGCCATGCGCGAGCAGTCGTCACGGGTCTCGCGCTGGCGGGCATAGGTCACATTGAAGACGCGGATCGAACGGACGAAATCGAACTCCGACCCGCTGATGTCGATGTCGGCCGTGCCGTTGTCGTCGCTGTATTCCCCTTCCTGCACGAAATGCAGGGCGAAGCCTTCAGGCAACCGCCGGGCAGCCCCGCCGCTCTGGCGAAGAACGGCGGGTTGCGGCTTAAGCGCGGCGTCCGTGAGTGGTGCGCTTGGAAAGGATTGCAGCGGCGGGGGGGCGCTGTCCTGCATAAGAATGTCAAAGAAGCGGGCCCGGTTCAGCTCGGACGGATCGACGTTGAAGGACGCGCCCATCGGACAGCGCCAGATTTGCAGGGGCGGCTCGACCGGCCAGGGTGTGATCCTGCGAATGAACTCTGCGCGGGCACGAGCACAAGGCTCTGAGGCTGGCCAGCCGCCCGAAAGGCAGAGCAGAATGGCACAGTCGATCTGATAGCTTTGTGCTTGTGCCCGCTCCGGGGCCGCGACAAAGCTGGACGCCGCGACGGCGCAGGCCAGTGCGGTTGTTCGGAGCAGCTTCAACATGGTATCTCCTTCGATTAATGGCGGTGCTATAAGGAAGAGCGCACTCTTATAATCTTGTGATAGGGCGAATGCAGGCCGATTGGCAACATATTCCGGTTGAAAATCATCTTGCAGGCCGGGGCAAGGGCGGTTCGCGCCAGCTTCTCGCAGGCGTTCATCTGCTCGGTTCGACCGTAAGGGTATCGACGGCCACAAGCGGAAACCCGCTCAACTATAGAGGTATCAGTCGTCGGAGACCACTTGATCGAAGAAGCGTCGGTATTCCTCACTGACCTCCTGCCCTTCCTGGAAGGCCCGCGCCCGCTCTTGATCGAGACATTGCAGGTAGACGCTGAAGTCCTCGAAGTAGATCTGGAAGTCGTCATAGATCAGGTCGCGATACTCCCTTGCGGACTCGATTTCGGCGGGAACGAAGGGCCGTTCAGGGGGAAAGCAGGTATTTGCTTGCACCCCGGAAGCCGAAAAAATAGACGACATTATAAGCATGTAGGCCGGTAGCTGCGTTCTCGGCATCCTGCGCTGTCCCTTTAGATCACTTGGGAATTTGGTTGGTGATGTGTATTGGTGCCTTAGAGCAGAACTTTCTGCGAGGCGCAACATTACAATGTTGCGCCCCATCTTATAATGTCGTAGGACTGAAGAGCCCGAGAAGGGTTCACGGTCCGT contains the following coding sequences:
- the repC gene encoding replication initiation protein RepC; amino-acid sequence: MNHSPQVALPQGMTRRDVIAVISEIGPDLNLSGAAIFVLTKLIGSTSEKDWIEPGADPTFYGTQETMAERLQMTARQLRSHERNFERKNILKRDTKANGAREAGTGRGLLFTPLKACFADLLALRDQKRAVTKRIKELKSLRSVRLRRMKEAIARLAPEALEDEAVASVLARFDAWPRSDRLHSLGLDRLEVHVEATAKLCMELEEIIENLPNSSCEPAETFRSFIQEDNQQNPSVSCNASVDERSAGKPAHTGFLRSGPSGPDICRENKCEADSGVINPKLEALFEPEQLFKLASPDFQMTLQARSNQITKETMIDAAHDMLSPLGINYSAWRSACGELGRLGATLCVLVLDANRDHPQTPVRNPGGALRGMIRAHKRGNLNLIGSVIGLQRRRGY